A window of the ANME-2 cluster archaeon genome harbors these coding sequences:
- a CDS encoding biotin transporter BioY — MLTIKDDTMNENTNVKPLLYAALFAALTAIGAIIKIPLPLSPVPITLQVFFVLLAGLLLGARWGGTSMVVYVMLGIIGLPVFSGGSSGLGVLMGPTGGYLIGFVAGAFITGLIYTGAGHSMPVTIGAMICGLAAIYLPGVIQLSVVANMSLLQAVAVGMVPFLIGDAIKIVAALIVADRIRPFLNIS; from the coding sequence ATGTTGACAATAAAGGATGATACCATGAACGAAAATACAAATGTAAAACCCTTGCTCTATGCTGCCCTGTTTGCAGCCCTGACAGCCATTGGCGCTATCATCAAGATACCACTCCCTTTGAGTCCCGTACCCATAACCTTGCAGGTATTCTTTGTACTGCTGGCGGGACTGCTCCTGGGTGCCAGGTGGGGAGGGACCAGTATGGTGGTATATGTGATGCTTGGCATCATCGGTCTTCCAGTATTTTCAGGCGGCTCGTCAGGGCTGGGTGTACTGATGGGTCCCACCGGCGGGTACCTGATAGGATTTGTTGCAGGTGCTTTCATTACCGGACTGATATACACTGGGGCCGGTCACAGTATGCCTGTGACCATCGGCGCAATGATCTGTGGTCTTGCTGCAATATACCTGCCGGGAGTGATCCAGTTATCAGTCGTTGCGAATATGTCCCTGCTACAAGCTGTTGCAGTGGGAATGGTGCCGTTTTTGATAGGGGATGCTATCAAAATAGTGGCTGCATTGATAGTGGCGGACAGGATAAGGCCCTTTTTGAACATATCATGA